The following coding sequences lie in one Candidatus Eremiobacterota bacterium genomic window:
- a CDS encoding ABC transporter ATP-binding protein, with translation MCAEDDMDENLIPARLRGVTKRYGLVRALSEIDLALQPGETLALLGPNGAGKTTAISALLGLIKPDAGSATLFGRSPRVAANRTRVGAMLQVSGVPATLTVAEHVRLFSAYYPHPLSLEETLEAAGLRGLEKRLYGTLSGGQKQRVAFALAICGDPDALVLDEPTSALDVESRLALWARIRAYVARGRSVLLTTHDLAEADALADRIVVLAAGRIVAEGSAAAIKACAGGRAALSLEDAYLALTRAQRPEEVPA, from the coding sequence ATGTGCGCGGAGGACGACATGGACGAAAACCTGATTCCGGCCCGGTTGCGCGGTGTCACCAAACGGTACGGCCTCGTGAGGGCGCTGAGCGAGATCGATCTGGCGCTGCAACCCGGCGAGACGCTCGCGCTGCTCGGCCCGAACGGCGCGGGCAAGACCACCGCGATCAGTGCGCTGCTGGGCCTTATCAAGCCTGACGCCGGCAGCGCGACGCTGTTCGGGCGCTCGCCGCGCGTCGCCGCCAACCGGACGCGGGTTGGCGCGATGCTGCAGGTCTCGGGCGTGCCCGCGACGCTCACGGTCGCCGAGCACGTTCGCCTGTTCTCGGCGTACTATCCGCATCCGCTCTCGCTCGAAGAGACGCTCGAGGCCGCGGGGCTGCGCGGCTTGGAAAAACGTTTGTACGGCACGCTGTCAGGCGGGCAGAAGCAGCGCGTCGCGTTCGCGCTGGCGATCTGCGGCGACCCCGACGCGCTCGTTCTCGATGAGCCCACCTCCGCACTGGACGTCGAGTCGCGGCTCGCGCTGTGGGCGCGGATTCGGGCGTACGTCGCGCGCGGCCGCAGCGTGTTGCTGACCACGCACGACCTCGCCGAAGCCGACGCGCTCGCGGACCGCATCGTCGTGCTCGCCGCCGGTCGCATCGTCGCGGAGGGCAGCGCCGCCGCGATCAAAGCGTGCGCCGGCGGCCGTGCGGCGCTCTCGCTAGAGGACGCATATCTTGCATTGACGCGGGCGCAGCGCCCCGAGGAGGTTCCGGCATGA
- a CDS encoding ABC transporter permease yields the protein MIAHVTLAETRAELTKYARLPAYLLPTLAFPCGFYSFFGLAMGGSQPIGATTAATYLLATLGAFGVIGCALFGFAVGVAIERGQGWLLVKRASPMPLAAYFAAKLATTTTFAAIVVLLMCGLASEFGGVRLPPATWLALGAALILGSIPFAALGLALGFIAGPNSAPAVVNVIYLPLSFASGLWVPIEGLPPAIAHVAPFLPTYHLGQLALGTISPGHGSAAVHVLILALWALAGVAAAAYGMKRDEGRTYG from the coding sequence ATGATCGCTCACGTCACGCTCGCCGAGACGCGCGCGGAGCTCACGAAGTACGCCCGGCTCCCCGCCTACCTCCTCCCGACGCTAGCGTTTCCGTGCGGCTTCTACTCGTTCTTCGGCTTGGCGATGGGCGGTTCGCAGCCGATCGGCGCGACGACCGCGGCGACGTACTTGCTCGCGACGCTCGGCGCGTTCGGCGTCATCGGCTGCGCGCTGTTCGGCTTCGCGGTCGGCGTCGCGATCGAGCGCGGACAGGGCTGGCTGCTGGTGAAGCGCGCGAGCCCGATGCCGCTCGCCGCGTACTTCGCCGCGAAGCTGGCGACGACGACGACGTTCGCGGCGATCGTCGTGCTGCTGATGTGCGGCCTCGCTTCCGAGTTCGGCGGGGTGCGCCTTCCGCCGGCGACGTGGCTCGCGCTCGGCGCGGCACTGATCCTCGGCTCGATCCCGTTCGCCGCGCTCGGCTTGGCGCTCGGTTTCATCGCCGGCCCGAACTCGGCGCCGGCGGTCGTGAACGTTATCTACCTGCCGCTCTCGTTCGCTTCAGGTCTGTGGGTGCCGATCGAAGGGCTGCCGCCGGCGATCGCGCACGTCGCGCCGTTCTTGCCGACGTACCATTTGGGGCAGCTCGCGCTCGGAACGATCTCTCCCGGTCACGGTTCGGCCGCCGTGCACGTGCTGATCCTGGCGCTCTGGGCGCTGGCCGGCGTAGCTGCGGCAGCGTACGGAATGAAGCGCGACGAAGGAAGAACGTATGGCTGA